Genomic window (Mesorhizobium sp. M4B.F.Ca.ET.058.02.1.1):
GGCTCGCTCGGCTATGGCGCCAATGCAGTGGCGCTCTGGGTGAATGAAGCCGCGCGGCCGGTGCCGGCGGACACGGAGTCCGGCCTGCATTTCTGCTTCGCCGCGCCGACGCGAAAGAGCGTCGATGCCTTCCACGCGGCCGCGTTGCGTGAGGGCGGCAGGGACAATGGCCCGCCTGGCTTGCGCGCCGCTTATGGTGAAAACTACTATGCCGCCTTCGTCATAGACCCTGACGGGTACCGGCTCGAGGCTTACTGCGGCAAAGCTGAATAGCCGGCTGAAATCCCCTCCCTTCCTGTTCCCACCGCTCCCGCTTTGCTCTACCAATTGACGAGCTTGGGCTTCGCCCGGCGGGAGGGGACCAGCGATGCCGAGCTTCGACAGCCTGTTCAATGCCTTCGTCACCATACTGGTGACCATCGACCCGCCCGGGCTGGCGCCGCTTTTCCTCGCTGTGACGCGCGGCATGAACCGCGAGGAGCGCCAGCAAGTTTCGGTGCGGGCCTCGGTGATCGGCTTCCTGGTGATGGCGCTGTTCGCGGTTGCCGGCGCCTCGATCCTGTCGGTGTTCGGCATCACGCTGCCGGCCTTCCGCGTCGCCGGCGGTTTCCTGCTCTTCTTCATCGCCTTCGAAATGGTGTTCGAGCGCCGGCAGGACCGCAAGGAGAAGATCGGCGACGTCGCCATCACCAAGGACATGATCCACAATATCGCCGCCTTCCCGCTGGCGATCCCGCTGATCGCCGGCCCGGGCGCGATTTCGGCGACGGTGCTGCTGTCGGGACACTTCGACGGTTTCGCGGCGCAGGCGGCGCTGGTTGGCATCATCTTCGTCAGCCTCGCCATCACCTATCTGGTGTTCGTGCTGGCGGAGCGCATCGACCGCATCCTCGGCCAGACCGGCCGCTCGATCCTGACGCGGCTGCTCGGCGTCATCCTGGCGGCGCTCGCCGTACAGTTCGTTGCGGACGGCGTCAGGGCACTAATGGCTGCCTAAGCGGGACCCCTGCTGCCTTATTTCGCGGCGGTATCGACGACCTCGAAATCATGCGTGACCGTCGCCGTCTTGGCCATCATCGCGGTCGCCGAGCAGTACTTTTCGATCGAGAGGTCGATCGCGCGCTTCACCTTTTCATGCGAGAGCCCGCGGCCCTTGACGATGAAATGCATGTGGATGCGGGTGAAGACCCTGGGCTCCTTCTCTGCCCGGTCGGCGTCGAGCTCGACGACGCAATCCTCGATCGCCTCGCGGCCTTTTTCGAGGATGTGGACGACGTCGTAGGCCGAACAGCCGCCGGTGCCGATCAGCACGAGCTCCATCGGGCTCGGCCCCGGCGTTTTGCCCTCCGGGCCGGACGCTGTTCCGAGGACAACCTTGTGGCCGCTGCCGGACTCACCGACGAAGGTGCGTTCCTCGACCCATTTGACGCGTGCTTTCACGGCATTTTTCCTTGCGAGGCCTTGGCCAGCCTATTGACCGAACACGACCGTATGCATGATCCGGCCAGGCAGCAGCGTGAAGATGCCGGCGCCGATCAAGGCGAAGACATAGAGCTTGATCATGGCGCCGCGATGCGCGGCGACGCGATGGGTGTGCGCATACCACACCGCCAGCGGCGCGGTGACCAGCACCAGGATCGACAGCAGATGGATCGGACTGAACGGGCCGATCAGGCGGATCTGCTGGATCCAGAAACTCGAGACGGCGATGACAAGCATCAGCGCCGCCCAGGCATAGCCCATCACGCGGTGGCTCGGCGTGCCTTGCGGAAGCGCCAGCTGCGCGCCGCCAATCGCCAGGGCGGCAAGGGCCGCGAATGCATGCCACGGAATGGGAGGGGGCGCGGATAGCAATGGTCCGAGCGACATCTCCCCTCCTCAATGCCGGTTACGTGGGGCGCTCAGAACGGGATCTCGTCGTCGAGTTCGCGCGACGCACCGCCGCCGCCACCCCTGGAGCCGCCACCGCCGCCGCCGCGGCTGAAGCTGTCGTTCGTGCCGGACTGGCCGAAATCCGAGCCGCGGCTGCTGTTGCCGCCACCGGCATAGCTGCCGACCTGACCGCCGCCCTCGCCGCGCGCGTCGAGCATCTGCAACTCACCACGGAATTTCTGCAGCACGACCTCGGTCGTGTAGCGGTCATTGCCGGTCTGGTCCTGCCATTTGCGCGTCTGCAACTGGCCCTCGACATAGACCTTCATGCCCTTCTTCAGATACTGCTCGGCCACCTTGGCGATCTGGTCGTTGAAGATGACGACGTTGTGCCACTCGGTCTTTTCCTTGCGCTCGCCGGAATTCTTGTCGCGCCAGCTTTCCGAGGTGGCGATGCGGATGTTGACGACCGGCTCACCCGAGTTCAGGCGGCGGATTTCCGGGTCCGCCCCGAGATTGCCGACCAGAATGACCTTGTTGACGCTACCCGCCATCGTACTTCTCCGCGCTCATCCGAAACAAATTTTTGACGCCGCACCTTACAGCTTGCGGGCAATCGCCGCCCGTCGTGACTGGCTTTTCCCACAAGGTTTTTGTTCTCTTTTCGTTCTATGATGTGGGCGATGCGCTGTCAATGGTTGTCAGCAGCATGTAGTGTTCCGGCCCGGAATTTCCACGTGATCGGGAACGGATGGGGTGCCAGGTGAAGTCGATCGCACATGGGGACCAGCAGCGCGAGCAATGGCGGGCGGGCGTCGAGACACGCATGCTGGTATCGGCCAGCAACGGCGCGGCGCAACTCTGCATATTCGAACAATGGGTCGAGCCCACGGTCGGCGCCCCGACCCATTGGCATTCGGTCGAGGAGGTGCTCACGGTCGTCGCCGGGATGGCCGAGGTGTGGATCGATGACCAGCACAGCGTCCTGACGTCAGGCCAGTCTCTCATCGTCCCCGCGCACAGGAAACATGGCTTCCGCAACGTCGGCGACGAACCGCTTCACATCCACGCGGTGTTGGCGTCGCCGATCTTCGAGGCCACCTTCGATGGAGCGGCCGGGCTGGTGAGGCGCTGGCTTCCGCAAGGTTCGTAAACAGCGCTTGCCAAATCAATAAGTATCGACTTATGCTTCTGCCATGATCGAGGCAGAGATTTTCCGCGCGCTGGCCGACCCGACACGGCGCGCCGTCTACGAGCGGCTGGTCGCCAGCGAGATGACCGTGTCGGAGCTGCGCATCGGCATGACGGTGTCGCAGCCGGCGGTGTCGCAGCATCTGGCGGTGCTGCGCGGCGCAGGCCTGGTGGTCGAGCGGCGCGCCGGCCGCAATGCCTATTACCGCGCAGCGCCGGAAGGGCTCGAGCCGCTGCTCGGTTGGATCGAGCGCTACCGCGCGTTCTGGCCGGAACGCATCGAGAAACTGAAGACAGTTTTGAAGGGAATGGACCAATGACGGCAACCGAACGTCCTCCTGCCGATGCGTCGCTCAACTTCGAATGCGAGCTTACCGATCCGCCTGAAAAAGTCTGGCGCGCGCTGACCGAAGCGGAATTGCTGGCGGCCTGGATGATGCCGAACGACATCACTCCCGAAGTGGGCAGCCGTTTCGCCTTTGACGGGCCAGAGGCGCCGATCGAGTGCGAAATCCTCGAAGCCGAGCCCGGCAGGCTGCTGCGCTATTCCTGGCGCGAGCGGCCAAGCAAAGGCAATGGCGGACGGCAAGTGCCGCTCGACGGCCGATTGGACAGCATCGTCACCTTCACGCTCGACCCGACGGTTTCCGGCGGCACGCACCTGCGCATCGTCCATGAGGGCTTTGCGCGCATGCCCGCCGTCGCCATGGCCGGTGCCGGTTGCCGGCACGCCTTTGGCGCGGGCGGCACGAAACGGGCGATCGCGGCGAATGCGCCGCAGTTGCGGCGCGCGGCCTGAGCAAGGAACCAAGGGAGAGACGAAATGAGCGGTCTTGCCAATCTGGTGCCGATGGTGATCGAACACTCGAGCCGCGGCGAACGCGCCTTCGACATCTTCTCGCGGCTGCTGCGCGAACGCATCATCTTCATCAACGGAGAGATCAACGACGGTGTGTCGGCGCTGGTCTGCGCCCAGCTTCTGTCGCTGGAATCCGACCATCCCGACAAGGAGATATCGCTCTACATCAACTCGCCGGGCGGCGTGGTGACCAGCGGTTTCGCCATCTATGACACCATGCAGTACATCTCCTGCCCGGTGTCGACCGTGTGCATGGGCTTTGCCGCCTCGATGGCGTCCTTCCTGCTGATGGCCGGTACGCCTGGCCGGCGCATCGCACTGCCCAACGCCAGCATTGTGCTGCACCAGCCGCTCGGCGGCTTCCAGGGCCAGGCGTCCGATATCCAACGTCACGCCGAAGGCATCATGCGCACCAAGCGGCGCATGACCGAGCTCTATGCTCATCATTGCGGCCGCACCTACGAGGAGGTCGAGCGCACGCTCGACCGCGACTATTTCATGACCGCCGAGGAGGCCAAGGCCTGGGGTCTTGTCGACCATGTCTACGACACCCGCAAGAAGGCGGCATGAGGCCGGCACGCGGCAAAGTGATCGCGTGCGGTCTGGCATCGCTTCTGCGCCGCCAATATAGTCCGGCGATGACCAGCAAGCGTTCGTCCAGACTCCTGCGCATCGTCGCCCTCGCGACCGCGAGCATGTTGGCGGGCGCCGCCTTCGCCGATGACAGTTCGACACAGAAGGCTGCTCTGCCCGGCGTGAGCAGCGACTATCGCATCGCCAAGCCCGCCCCGCAGCCCGAGCCCGAGGACGCGCTGCCGGCCAGCGGCAACGGCCAGTTCAAGATCGGCGATACCGATGTCAGGATTTCCGGCAGCATAACCATCGACATGGCGACGGGTGGGATCAGGCCGCCGAGCCATTAAGGTGCTTTGAACGTCGGCGCTGCCGCCGCGTCGTGGAATGCGAGCGCCGCCAGCCGCTGAAATCAGATCTCCGCTTCGCCTTCGAGATAAAACACGCACTGCCCTTCGAGCTCGACACGCTCGCCAACCGCGCGGCACGTGATCTCCCCGCCTCGCTTCGATGCCTGATACGCACGCAACTCTGTCTTGCCGAGGCGCGGAGCCCAATAGGGCACCAGCATGCAGTGCGCGGCGCCGGTCACCGGATCCTCAGGAACTCCTTTCGCTGGAGCGAAGTACCGGCTGACGCAGTCGTACGCTTCATCACCTGCTGCCGTCACGATGACACCGGGTCGGTCCAGACGAGCAATCGCCGCCATGTCTGGCGTAAGTGAGCGCACAGTGCTCGCGCTGTCGAGCACCGCCATGTAGTTGAACGCGTTCACCCAGACTTCAACAGGTTCGACGCCGAGGGCATGCGCGAACCCCGGCGGGACCGCCGCGGCTTTCTCCGACGGGCGCGCCGGAAAGTTCAACACGTAGCCCGCATTCACACGCGTAACCACGAGCGGCCCGCTCTTCGAATGAAACACGACCGACTGACGACCCGGCTCGAGCCGCTCCATCACGACCGCCGCGCTCGCAAGCGTCGCGTGTCCACAAAGCGGCACTTCCGTGACGGGCGTGAACCATCGAAGCCGATAGTCGCTCCCCTCGCGAACGAGAAACGCGGTCTCCGCCAGATTGTTTTCGGCGGCTATGGCCTGCATCACCGCGTCGTCCGGGAAGCTGCCCATCGGCATGACCGCGGCGGGATTGCCGGCAAATCGCCGGTGAGCGAAGGCATCGAGCTGGAAGATGGGTGTACGCATGGGATTGAGATGGATTGAACTCACGGCCCACCAATCGCGCCATGTATCGGTCGACGTTGACGTAGGACGGGTGCGCCATCGGCACCGAGTGCCATCGCTGGCGCAAATTTAAGCCCCGCCGCTGCTTCTACAGTCTGACGGGGCTTTCATGGATCTGAAATCCAACTTTTGCCGGGAGTGTTCTGCCGGCGTTTGATTTCGGATGCTCCGCGGCGTTCAGCCGACGATCCGACTATGGTCTCTGATTGTTGGGAATCGGCAAGTCACGGTTTGTCGGGCAGCGCTCACGCCAAGCCCTGGCACTTATGCCCGCCGCGGCTCCATCATCGTGTGGAGCCTCAAGGGACTGTCCGGTGGCGTCATGCTCCGCTCCTGGGTCCGTTGCGACAATTGTCGTCCGAAGCGCAAA
Coding sequences:
- a CDS encoding VOC family protein — protein: MLDHISLGVGDTTVSKRFYDALLQPLGYGCLSQSPGSLGYGANAVALWVNEAARPVPADTESGLHFCFAAPTRKSVDAFHAAALREGGRDNGPPGLRAAYGENYYAAFVIDPDGYRLEAYCGKAE
- a CDS encoding MarC family protein, translating into MPSFDSLFNAFVTILVTIDPPGLAPLFLAVTRGMNREERQQVSVRASVIGFLVMALFAVAGASILSVFGITLPAFRVAGGFLLFFIAFEMVFERRQDRKEKIGDVAITKDMIHNIAAFPLAIPLIAGPGAISATVLLSGHFDGFAAQAALVGIIFVSLAITYLVFVLAERIDRILGQTGRSILTRLLGVILAALAVQFVADGVRALMAA
- a CDS encoding OsmC family protein; translated protein: MKARVKWVEERTFVGESGSGHKVVLGTASGPEGKTPGPSPMELVLIGTGGCSAYDVVHILEKGREAIEDCVVELDADRAEKEPRVFTRIHMHFIVKGRGLSHEKVKRAIDLSIEKYCSATAMMAKTATVTHDFEVVDTAAK
- a CDS encoding DUF2306 domain-containing protein codes for the protein MSLGPLLSAPPPIPWHAFAALAALAIGGAQLALPQGTPSHRVMGYAWAALMLVIAVSSFWIQQIRLIGPFSPIHLLSILVLVTAPLAVWYAHTHRVAAHRGAMIKLYVFALIGAGIFTLLPGRIMHTVVFGQ
- the ssb gene encoding single-stranded DNA-binding protein, with amino-acid sequence MAGSVNKVILVGNLGADPEIRRLNSGEPVVNIRIATSESWRDKNSGERKEKTEWHNVVIFNDQIAKVAEQYLKKGMKVYVEGQLQTRKWQDQTGNDRYTTEVVLQKFRGELQMLDARGEGGGQVGSYAGGGNSSRGSDFGQSGTNDSFSRGGGGGGSRGGGGGASRELDDEIPF
- a CDS encoding cupin domain-containing protein, which gives rise to MKSIAHGDQQREQWRAGVETRMLVSASNGAAQLCIFEQWVEPTVGAPTHWHSVEEVLTVVAGMAEVWIDDQHSVLTSGQSLIVPAHRKHGFRNVGDEPLHIHAVLASPIFEATFDGAAGLVRRWLPQGS
- a CDS encoding metalloregulator ArsR/SmtB family transcription factor, with the translated sequence MIEAEIFRALADPTRRAVYERLVASEMTVSELRIGMTVSQPAVSQHLAVLRGAGLVVERRAGRNAYYRAAPEGLEPLLGWIERYRAFWPERIEKLKTVLKGMDQ
- a CDS encoding SRPBCC domain-containing protein yields the protein MTATERPPADASLNFECELTDPPEKVWRALTEAELLAAWMMPNDITPEVGSRFAFDGPEAPIECEILEAEPGRLLRYSWRERPSKGNGGRQVPLDGRLDSIVTFTLDPTVSGGTHLRIVHEGFARMPAVAMAGAGCRHAFGAGGTKRAIAANAPQLRRAA
- a CDS encoding ATP-dependent Clp protease proteolytic subunit; amino-acid sequence: MSGLANLVPMVIEHSSRGERAFDIFSRLLRERIIFINGEINDGVSALVCAQLLSLESDHPDKEISLYINSPGGVVTSGFAIYDTMQYISCPVSTVCMGFAASMASFLLMAGTPGRRIALPNASIVLHQPLGGFQGQASDIQRHAEGIMRTKRRMTELYAHHCGRTYEEVERTLDRDYFMTAEEAKAWGLVDHVYDTRKKAA
- a CDS encoding PhzF family phenazine biosynthesis protein, which produces MRTPIFQLDAFAHRRFAGNPAAVMPMGSFPDDAVMQAIAAENNLAETAFLVREGSDYRLRWFTPVTEVPLCGHATLASAAVVMERLEPGRQSVVFHSKSGPLVVTRVNAGYVLNFPARPSEKAAAVPPGFAHALGVEPVEVWVNAFNYMAVLDSASTVRSLTPDMAAIARLDRPGVIVTAAGDEAYDCVSRYFAPAKGVPEDPVTGAAHCMLVPYWAPRLGKTELRAYQASKRGGEITCRAVGERVELEGQCVFYLEGEAEI